A genome region from Maylandia zebra isolate NMK-2024a linkage group LG6, Mzebra_GT3a, whole genome shotgun sequence includes the following:
- the cusr gene encoding uncharacterized protein cusr has product MSLLSATLLFLLLDSISCVQFLAPLNMGGVIGLVQFNSMSQMATVNVSGAGSCRSVNISLSEFPVMYGHFAQPCSEQNIGSSVFTFTADLASNSNINVSELFAQRKNLDDFSLSLQTCNGTKVCTVVSQGQTLVTSQARFYGPIAGNVYIRYNMDNASSRVLADLVTIGQVNASQTNVTLYRATSTVANCDILLKSLNNASLTPLGSVKVGTPLQLQKSRLDLSSFQTTNGFLFLRVGSSFSCAQIYNVPVKQVRADVNMNGIKGYFSFRQASPFDLTELSVNLTNLQSNVAFYHVHDFPVRSLTNRCSNDSIGDHWNPFSLNRSSPTYPRVPGSTHDMYEVGDLSAKHGSIAGKNMVDMTFTDFNLPLFGKNSIVGRSIVIHQPNGSRFACMSISYPGEVIVGRAIFSSPVVGEVWFTQLVNNPLSDVSIFLNLAYGNPTIPTKNHNWHVHVYPISSERDDDQGRCTTTGGHWNPFNITIDASYSLHCNPSGPLSCEVGDLAGKHSTLDLGTTLEVVAAKYFFTDVTSWVPMPGIIGRSVVIHQAERGGPRIACANVTLVQVPKASLGTWFGPGVSDGQVGFSRAVPQGPTTINVSLMSLNSIASGYHVHVLPLNPGSAEPCSNANIQGHFNPLAWNVSQSPPPGVGTVDQYEMGDISGKFGTLNDQNNFEAVYMDPDMSMTGPYSIVGRSLVVHNVSGARIRCANILADRLTDGEWVIAKAVFNGTVTGTVRLQQQVFLDGSSSDVTLEVNLKSSAGDNKSTASLFITTNRVGSSDTGCNSVGDTFNPFNMTSMRPTCSLENPLSCVVGEISVRHGMVSLTQRQFYTDSIIRLSGDSTVVFRSLVLKNGENITACADILPESPSAAQTFPNVTTFSRYDFRNRVADVLQMNLARVTILPTSPQSVSGGTCQQVNFMISGNVSTGLLSSVKTSDKMGVFRESDICTRGPSPSPSPSPSPALTPWTFLLGLMFAFACLLPSATYL; this is encoded by the exons ATGTCCCTTCTCAGTGCTACTCTGCTGTTTCTTTTGCTTG ATTCCATTTCCTGTGTTCAGTTTCTGGCACCTTTGAACATGGGAGGAGTCATTGGGCTGGTGCAGTTTAACTCAATGTCTCAGATGGCCACTGTCAACGTGTCTGGGGCTGGATCCTGTCGTTCAGTAAACATTTCCCTCAGCGAGTTTCCCGTCATGTATGGCCACTTTGCTCAGCCCTGTTCTGAACAAAATATCGGCTCCAGCGTCTTCACTTTTACTGCTGATCTTGCCTCAAATTCTAACATCAATGTGTCCGAACTCTTTGCGCAAAGAAAAAACCTTGATGACTTCTCACTGTCGTTGCAAACGTGTAACGGAACTAAAGTATGCACAGTTGTAAGTCAAGGTCAGACCCTCGTAACTAGTCAGGCCAGGTTCTATGGGCCCATCGCGGGTAACGTTTATATCCGTTATAACATGGATAACGCCAGCTCCAGGGTTCTTGCAGATCTTGTGACGATCGGTCAAGTTAATGCCTCGCAAACTAATGTCACGCTCTATAGAGCTACAAGTACTGTTGCAAACTGTGATATTCTACTTAAAAGCTTAAATAATGCATCTTTGACTCCTCTGGGTTCCGTAAAGGTCGGGACCCCTTTGCAGCTCCAGAAATCCCGTCTGGACCTCAGTAGCTTCCAAACCACAAATGGGTTTCTTTTCCTTAGGGTGGGGTCAAGTTTCAGTTGTGCTCAGATCTATAATGTGCCAGTGAAACAGGTTAGAGCTGATGTGAACATGAATGGGATCAAAGGATACTTCAGTTTTCGTCAGGCTTCCCCTTTTGATCTCACAGAGTTGAGTGTCAATCTGACCAATTTACAGAGCAATGTTGCCTTTTACCATGTCCACGATTTTCCTGTTAGGTCATTAACAAACCGGTGTTCAAATGATAGTATAGGTGACCACTGGAATCCATTTAGTTTGAACAGAAGTAGCCCAACTTACCCAAGAGTCCCAGGGTCAACACATGACATGTATGAGGTGGGTGACCTCAGTGCCAAGCACGGGAGCATAGCAGGCAAAAATATGGTGGACATGACATTCACAGACTTCAATCTCCCTCTGTTTGGAAAGAACAGCATTGTAGGTCGCTCAATCGTCATTCACCAACCAAATGGTTCGAGGTTTGCTTGCATGAGTATCAGCTATCCAGGCGAGGTTATTGTAGGCAGAGCCATATTTTCAAGCCCTGTGGTTGGTGAGGTCTGGTTCACACAGCTGGTGAACAACCCCCTCTCTGATGTATCCATATTTCTGAATTTGGCATACGGAAATCCTACAATACCAACCAAAAACCACAACTGGCATGTTCACGTCTACCCAATCAGCTCAGAGAGGGATGATGATCAAGGCCGCTGTACCACAACTGGAGGTCACTGGAACCCCTTCAACATCACCATTGATGCCAGCTATTCCCTCCACTGTAACCCATCTGGTCCCCTATCCTGTGAGGTTGGAGACCTCGCCGGCAAACACAGTACCCTTGATCTTGGAACCACGTTAGAGGTAGTGGCAGCAAAATACTTCTTCACTGATGTCACCTCCTGGGTGCCCATGCCCGGCATTATTGGCCGCTCTGTGGTCATCCATCAAGCAGAAAGAGGCGGGCCAAGAATAGCCTGTGCCAATGTCACATTGGTGCAAGTTCCCAAAGCTAGCTTAGGTACATGGTTTGGCCCTGGAGTTTCTGATGGACAAGTGGGTTTCTCCCGGGCTGTGCCACAAGGTCCCACAACTATAAATGTTTCCTTAATGAGCCTGAACTCCATAGCTAGTGGTTATCATGTCCACGTGTTGCCCCTCAACCCAGGCAGTGCAGAGCCCTGTTCAAATGCAAACATCCAGGGCCACTTCAACCCACTAGCCTGGAACGTATCACAATCCCCCCCTCCTGGAGTTGGCACTGTGGACCAGTATGAGATGGGAGACATCAGCGGGAAGTTCGGCACACTTAATGATCAAAACAACTTTGAAGCTGTATACATGGACCCTGACATGTCGATGACTGGACCCTACAGCATAGTGGGAAGGTCGCTGGTGGTTCACAATGTCAGTGGAGCAAG aatTAGGTGTGCCAACATCTTGGCTGACAGACTCACAGATGGTGAATGGGTTATTGCCAAGGCTGTCTTTAACGGTACAGTGACTGGGACAGTTAGACTG CAACAGCAGGTGTTCCTCGATGGGAGTAGCAGCGATGTTACTCTGGAGGTGAACCTTAAGTCATCTGCGGGGGATAAT AAATCAACAGCTTCCTTGTTCATCACAACTAATCGGGTTGGCTCCAGTGACACCGGGTGCAACAGTGTGGGAGACACATTCAATCCCTTCAACATGACATCGATG AGACCCACCTGTTCTTTAGAAAACCCACTGAGCTGCGTGGTGGGGGAGATATCTGTAAGACATGGCATGGTTAGCCTGACACAGAGACAGTTCTATACTGACAGCATTATTCGCCTCTCTGGAGACAGCACAG TGGTCTTCAGATCTTTAGTGCTGAAGAATGGAGAAAACATCACAGCCTGTGCCGACATCCTCCCTGAATCCCCATCAGCAGCGCAGACGTTTCCCAATGTGACTACATTCAGCCG GTATGACTTCCGAAACAGGGTCGCTGACGTACTGCAAATGAACCTGGCAAGAGTTACTATCTTGCCCACATCTCCTCAGTCTGTATCTGGGGGAACATGTCAGCAAGTCAACTTCATGATATCTG